The [Eubacterium] siraeum genome contains a region encoding:
- a CDS encoding NADH:ubiquinone oxidoreductase subunit RnfE, giving the protein MAQAKQMKPEKTRKSDFKFTRDLIDGLAKQNVVLMTGIVNAPVIIAATTFKKGVVIALAFAIISFLTIVTCSFVPKKIVYTLRVIIYALVGSVYYIPTVLLLEQIFPLTVELIGIYMPLIITNALIFSKTESRFYLEDKLKMIIDVIFFIAGFGAVCVLTGGFRELICFGTFAGIKLFDFKIAAFESPFGGFILVGIMAGMFRALYNYLRNRRIRLNSEEHNKAAAHTYRSSTESKPAAPHLLPSQDDNVKERSDG; this is encoded by the coding sequence ATGGCTCAGGCAAAACAGATGAAGCCGGAAAAGACACGGAAAAGTGACTTTAAATTCACCCGTGATCTTATAGACGGACTGGCAAAGCAGAATGTCGTGCTGATGACAGGCATTGTAAACGCACCTGTTATAATCGCCGCTACGACCTTCAAGAAGGGCGTGGTAATCGCTCTTGCTTTTGCGATAATATCGTTTCTGACGATAGTTACCTGTTCGTTTGTACCGAAAAAAATAGTTTATACCCTCAGAGTAATTATATATGCGCTGGTAGGCTCGGTCTATTATATCCCGACCGTACTTCTTTTAGAGCAGATCTTTCCGCTTACGGTCGAGCTTATAGGCATCTATATGCCGCTTATAATCACAAACGCTCTTATCTTCTCGAAAACGGAGAGCCGTTTCTATCTTGAGGACAAGCTGAAAATGATAATCGACGTAATTTTCTTCATAGCGGGCTTCGGCGCAGTGTGCGTCCTTACCGGAGGCTTCAGGGAACTGATATGCTTCGGCACGTTTGCCGGAATAAAGCTGTTTGATTTCAAGATTGCGGCCTTTGAATCACCTTTCGGCGGATTTATACTTGTCGGAATAATGGCAGGTATGTTCAGGGCGCTTTACAACTATCTGCGTAACCGCAGAATAAGGCTTAACAGCGAGGAGCATAACAAGGCGGCGGCTCACACCTACCGTTCAAGCACCGAAAGCAAGCCTGCTGCACCACATCTGCTTCCCTCGCAGGACGACAACGTAAAGGAGCGCAGTGATGGATAA
- a CDS encoding putative glycoside hydrolase, producing MSRKKGFKVKRSRRNLYKKRKSTGRKIFDGVLFVVILGAFVFVGYSVASPLIKFFGGNGDNSSVSEPAWTPPESLPETSDSNSQANTSDNTSGNSGGSNTTKDNTSSAPSEVTSAFATVAPDSALKSDAALNKFLASAKDSGYNTVVFTLKNTTGELLYKSSLKAVKDNTDVNKGSLTAVQVVKACKAAGITPVAAITTLYDRKTPYLFDNAGYIITDGNWSWLDAAADNGGKPWTTPYSADAVNYYADICGELAKAGFADIELENTVFPNFQSYDYSLLSKELQNANRSEKLAVLAASCAKKAKEGNATATVEIKADALLTMSATAYDGTAEIWSAKDKMGDSRVLVTMDMSLLGTKLQTSADKTVTVEKDKVKAINQIFTLVKKAVGDKEISVGITGSANLSADEIKNCKTALEKLGFTDIRFE from the coding sequence ATGAGCAGAAAAAAAGGATTCAAGGTAAAACGTTCAAGAAGAAATCTGTATAAAAAACGTAAAAGCACCGGCAGGAAGATATTTGACGGGGTTCTTTTCGTTGTAATACTGGGCGCATTTGTCTTTGTGGGATACTCGGTCGCTTCTCCGCTGATAAAGTTTTTCGGCGGAAACGGGGACAATTCCTCTGTGAGCGAGCCTGCGTGGACACCGCCCGAATCGCTCCCCGAAACATCGGACAGCAATTCGCAGGCGAACACTTCGGACAACACGTCAGGCAACTCAGGCGGCAGTAATACAACAAAGGATAACACCTCCTCAGCGCCAAGCGAGGTAACATCTGCTTTTGCGACGGTCGCTCCCGACTCCGCACTGAAAAGCGATGCCGCACTGAATAAGTTCCTTGCCTCAGCAAAGGACAGCGGTTATAACACAGTCGTATTTACGCTTAAAAACACTACGGGCGAGCTGTTATACAAATCATCGCTTAAGGCAGTAAAGGACAACACAGACGTAAATAAGGGCAGTCTGACGGCGGTTCAGGTAGTAAAGGCGTGCAAAGCGGCAGGAATCACTCCCGTTGCGGCTATAACAACGCTTTACGACAGAAAGACACCGTATCTTTTCGACAATGCGGGATATATAATTACAGACGGAAACTGGAGCTGGCTGGATGCTGCCGCCGATAACGGCGGTAAACCGTGGACTACTCCCTATTCCGCCGATGCGGTAAACTATTATGCGGATATATGCGGAGAGCTTGCAAAGGCAGGATTTGCCGATATTGAACTTGAAAACACCGTCTTCCCGAACTTCCAGTCCTATGACTACTCGCTGTTGTCAAAGGAACTGCAGAATGCCAACAGAAGCGAAAAATTAGCCGTTCTTGCGGCATCGTGCGCAAAGAAAGCAAAGGAAGGCAACGCAACCGCAACGGTTGAAATAAAGGCTGACGCACTGCTTACAATGTCGGCTACGGCTTATGACGGTACGGCTGAAATATGGTCTGCGAAGGATAAGATGGGTGACAGCAGGGTACTTGTCACAATGGATATGTCGCTGCTTGGCACAAAGCTTCAGACCTCGGCAGACAAGACAGTAACGGTTGAAAAGGATAAGGTCAAGGCGATAAATCAGATATTCACGCTTGTAAAGAAGGCTGTCGGCGACAAGGAAATATCGGTCGGAATAACAGGCAGTGCAAATTTATCGGCAGATGAAATCAAAAATTGTAAAACAGCACTCGAAAAGCTCGGATTTACCGATATAAGATTCGAATAA
- the yajC gene encoding preprotein translocase subunit YajC — protein MTELLTLLSSGQTATTTGQGGNDIVSILTMLIPLALMVVIFYFLIIRPEKKRGKKMQEMLNNLEVADEVVTTGGIVGRVLRVTDDTVLIETGSDRTKIRVLKSSIAENRTVHDDTESK, from the coding sequence ATGACAGAATTATTGACATTATTATCAAGCGGACAGACAGCAACAACCACAGGACAGGGCGGAAACGATATAGTGAGCATTCTCACAATGCTTATCCCCCTTGCGCTTATGGTAGTTATATTCTACTTCCTTATCATAAGACCCGAAAAGAAGCGTGGCAAGAAGATGCAGGAAATGCTCAACAACCTTGAGGTTGCTGACGAAGTAGTAACAACAGGCGGTATTGTCGGCAGAGTATTAAGAGTTACAGATGATACTGTACTTATCGAAACAGGCTCTGACAGAACAAAGATCCGTGTTTTAAAGAGCAGCATTGCTGAGAACAGAACTGTTCACGATGATACGGAATCAAAGTAA